From Rhododendron vialii isolate Sample 1 chromosome 7a, ASM3025357v1:
GTAAATAGAGGACCTTATCAACTTGTTAATGCCCACAACTAGATGTCATATTCTTCACTAGAATAGCCTTCCGGCCGGCCAGTTCCGTCttttgagattgagattgaaGTTTTAGTACTTCAGAAAGTGTTCAAATTTCTGTTGCGGTTATTTGATTTTCGAGGGTTAAGTGGAAACGTATTGAGTTTGGTTTGGAATTCTTCAGCATGCAGGAGACGGTACAGCGTTACCAGAGGCGAATAAAAGAAGTTCAAATTGACAAAACCTTGGTGGAACAAAACATGCAGGTTATCTACCCTATATGTTTGATCATATCAATTTCCTCTTCCGAATTTCTAAGAATGTCGTATTGTTAGCTGACCTAACACCTTTTTTTGACGTTTAGCTTCGCAATCTTTAGCAATATTGTTTAGATCACATGCTTATTGCTTTGAATGTTCTATCTCACTTGTGCTGTCTATTCTTTTCCCCTTTAGTAGACCGGCCACCTCTCTCCCCCTCCTCTCGAAGGGAcgaacaaaaatattttgtgtTATTTTCTTGACGGTTTTCTAATAACGATTAGTGATTCGGATTGGCAGCACTTGAAGCATGAAGCAGCAGACATGTCGAAGAAGATAGAACATCTTGAAAATGCAAAGCGGTTAGAACTTGTTTGGCAACTGACCTCGTTCGTTAATGTCTGCCTGCAGAAACATGTTGCATTTCTAAACTCTTCTGGTTatggattcttttttttctttttcttttttattatagcaAACTCTTAGGAGAAGGTTTGGGGTCATGCACCTTTGACGAACTTATACAAATTGAGCAACAGTTAGAGAAGAGCGCGAGCACCATCCGGGCAAGAAAGGTTCGTTATTTGCTTGTGTTTGGAGCCATGACTATTGAATATCAATCTTCCTTTATGATGGGCGCAGATTGAAATTTAACCATTTTGTTTCTGCATGACAAAGCCTAACATCTTTGATTCTTGTTTTTGTATAAATTCAGATGCAAGTTTTCAGGGAACAGATTGAGAAACTTAAGGAAAAGGTAAACTATCAAAAAGATTACATGACTCCTCAAAAACATTTTGCTCATTGGGGTTTTGAGTTAAAAATCTGGACTATTTACGCTCTTTCTtcacgaaatttttatttttattttcccgaTAATACATTTACGAAGAAGTAATAATCTGATTTATTGCTGATAACCTGTATTCCTATTTCTTGCATCATATTTAGGAGAGAGCCCTAGCTGCAGAAAATGCAATGCTATATGAGAAGGTGATTCTCTTTCTCCACTCTGAGGCCTATTTCTTAgtgttttttttgatccgcctaTTTCTTAGTGttaccttcttatttttttcgaTAAGGGAAgaaatttaattttaatgtAACTCAAAAAATTACAGAGTTaaaaggagagggaaaaaagCAACTTGATCGAAAATACTTATCCCAACTAGATTGACACGTATATTCTGAACAAATCATACGTACGCTAGCCGCGATTCCATGATTGGCGAGTACCAAAACAACCACAAAATACAAGTAAAGATAAAAACTAGTTTTGGTATTCATAAAATCCATCACTATAACATATGGCTTTATAATGGATCTTTGGAAAAACggatgcaaatttttttattttttatttattatttttggaaattcaaaatATGTCCTATGTCCCTTCTAGTTGAAGAATGATCCATGAACAATTCCTCAGTAACTTATGATCCTGGCAAACACATATTTATATTGGTAATTCATACTGGGAACTAGGTTTTTAATTTTCTGGTGGTTTAAATTTTAGGACAAAGCTAATCCCGAAAAATCGAGCTTCCACCATTACCATACATGAGAAAATCTAACTTGTTACATTTTCAGCATGGCCTGCATCCACAACAAGAATCaaatgaggaaggagagaatGATCAGCAATCCACAGAAAGTAACGAGAATTCGGATGTCGAAACTGAATTATTCATCGGACCCCCCGAGGGGAGAACCAAGCGAGTTCCACCCAAGTGACTGGGCAGCTGGAAATCCAGCCAAGCCTTGCGAATTTGCGAAAACATATATTTATGCGTATCTATGAAGAAGACGGTAGTCATTGTCAATTGTCGAATAGTTGCttcaactaaaaaatattttgcccCTGCGCAAGCAATAATACTTTGTCAAGTGTAACATTTTCCTCTACCGATCGCTCCGGTAAATGGGAATTTTGTGCACTGCGTACGTACGACCTTTTTCTCGTTAACTTTGTTGTTGTAACTATGCCATTTGATCTGGCCCAAGATCGAAGAATGCTTCTGCAACTTATGTATATTGAGGAGCTAGCACTGCACTTAATTGAACAGTCTAATGTGCTTTTCTAAAATAATCTTAACGATGATAGCGTAAATCGATGATTGGCTTAGCTTGAGTTAATTTATTGTTTCCCCTAATTTTgactatttttattttccagaTGATACATTATGAGAGAAGTGTGTGAATATGAAGGAAAGCAATAAGGTTTCAAGGAAACTAGCTATGTGAAAGTATGTTagctttgttcttcattttttcatttgattaTTGTTTTTGGGCAAGGtaaaaatttttattaaaacaaaCCACATTACACAAGACAGGGCATACCCTtgtcaaacaaaaccaaacaaatggACATGCTAAAGGAGAACattataaaaacaaagaaaaggaaccaacaaaaaaaaattacatgctATCAAAAATTTTAGTTGGCACATTCCACTGAGAACAAAGAGCCATGTTAGGGCTTGACTTCTTGACTCCTCGCCAAGTACTAACACATGCCCGGATGTCAGTTCGTACTTTGATCTCCAACTGTTGAACAGAGCTCCAAAAGCTTTTGAAGATTCTGTCATTCTTTTCACCCCAAACATGATAAAGGAGAGCAGCCAAAGCAACTTTTGATAATGAGCACGAAAACTGAGGGCCATTGTTAACTTGAAACATACGGTCCATGATTTGGGGCAATCCATTGAAGGGACATTGAAACTTCAGGTCCTTTTGGAATGATTTCCAAAGTTGAGAAGAGAAAGAGCAGTGAAAGAAGAGGTGCTCATGAGTTTCCACAGTAGCAGAACATAGAATACACTGATCATTCATAGCCATACCCCACTTAAGGAGTCTATCCTTAGTAGCAAGTCTCCCTAGATTTGCTAGCCACAGGATGATAGCCCAGCGACGAACATGGTGCTTAAACCAAATGATTTTGAACCAACTAACTTTAGAATGCTGCCTTCTAATTACATTCCAAGTTGACTTAACAGAGAACTTCTTGTCAGATGTGAGGTTCCAAATAACTGTGTCCTCCTGAGATGGATGAGGAACAAAAGTAGCAGGAGTGGCCCTCCTAATGTCCCTAGTCACAGCATTTCTACCTCTTGGCCATTGCCAAGAGTGATGAGCAATTATGATATCAACTTTGGCATGAAAGTTCCTGCCCAAATTATAGCAGGAGTGACCCTCCTAATGTCCCTAGTCACAGCATTTCTATCTCTTAGCAATTGCCAAGAGTGATGAGCAATTATGATATCAACTTTGGCATGAAGGTTCCTGCCCAAATTACAGACAATTCTAGATACAAACCTCGCAAAAAAAGGGCCAAGTGAATGTCAGTTGTCCAaccacaaaaatgtattttttccattttccaccACATTAGTTATCCAAGGATGAACAAGGGATCGTAGAGAAATTAATTTCCTGATTGTCCAAGAGCCAAAAGTAGGTATAGAAATGTTCCAAAGACAATGATCCTTGATTATGTAAGTGTGGATCTACTTAACCCACAAAGTATCAGCTTTAAAGGCAATAGCCCATAAGTGCTTGGCCATAGCAGCCTTATTCCAGTCTTTAAGGACTCTAAAGCCCAAACCACCTTCATCTTTAAGAGAATAGACATTAGCCCAAGTCACTTTAGCACCCTTAGACTTCATTTCATTTGATTATTACTATGTTATAGAGTTTGAGAACAATTTACAAATATGACGAAATGGGTTTTTGAGAAACCTCCTCCCAGTTGAGTATGTGagagtagggatggcaatggagAGAGTtgggggtggataccactatccccgtcCCCGATCCCTAAACCCAAATCCCTCCCCATCCCCGCCCTGATCCCCACTGAGGATTTATTTTTACCCTTAAACCTCGCCCCAAACAGGGAATGAGGATCCCCGCGGGGAATCGGGGATCTAAAGATtccaaaacttttaaaaaaaaaaaaaatcacctaccattacaaaatacaaatcatgaaaccaaattcaaaaaaaaataaaaaacaaaaaaacaatctaggttgccattacaaaccaaatgctAAGAAAAACAGTTACAGTTGTTGCCATAGTGCCATTACAAATCAAATCGAAATGAACACAGTCACATATCTGTTGCCATagtgccattacaaaccaaatttaaattaaaatagTCACATGACTGTTGCCATAAt
This genomic window contains:
- the LOC131334156 gene encoding MADS-box protein SOC1 produces the protein MVRGKTQLRRIENATSRQVTFSKRRNGLLKKAFELSVLCDAEVALIVFSPRGKLYEFASSSMQETVQRYQRRIKEVQIDKTLVEQNMQHLKHEAADMSKKIEHLENAKRKLLGEGLGSCTFDELIQIEQQLEKSASTIRARKMQVFREQIEKLKEKERALAAENAMLYEKHGLHPQQESNEEGENDQQSTESNENSDVETELFIGPPEGRTKRVPPK